From one Lolium rigidum isolate FL_2022 chromosome 4, APGP_CSIRO_Lrig_0.1, whole genome shotgun sequence genomic stretch:
- the LOC124707995 gene encoding hydrophobic protein LTI6B-like has product MGAATCIDIILAIILPPLGVFLKFGCGIEFWICLLLTFLGYIPGILYALYVLTQ; this is encoded by the exons ATGGGCGCCGCCacctgcatcgacatcatcctcgccATCATCCTCCCGCCCCTCGGCGTCTTCCTCAAGTTCGGTTGCGGG ATTGAGTTCTGGATCTGCCTCTTGCTCACCTTCCTGGGGTACATCCCCGGCATACTCTACGCCCTCTACGTCCTCACTCAGTAG